In the genome of Ziziphus jujuba cultivar Dongzao chromosome 10, ASM3175591v1, the window GCTGTATATGAACCATTGTTTGCGTTGCATTTACTCGAGTATGCTATgtcaataaagaaaataatcattCAATTTTGCCCTTTAAGCACTTGGAGAGGAACAGATATAGAAACCAATATTTTGGGGGCTATGAAGAAAATCTAAGCGGGTGTGCCATAAATACTCAGTGAATCCTAATTcaaatgtaattataattacataatattgacatgtttttatttatttatttttactttgtaacagtttgaataattattatttatgagcTTTGATTTAAATGCTGCTTGAAACTTTTGTATGTTACATCGACAGAAAAATAATCATTCAAATATGTCCACCTAGtgccaaaatggaaaaataaaaaaatagcctAACCACTGTAATCCCAAATCTGTTTACCTTAGTGAATGGTTTACCCACCAATGTTGGTATTCCCAACTTACCCACCAATGTTGGTATTCCCAAATATGTTTCTCAAAGTCTGATCGCCAGTGTGTTTTGGTATTCCCAAATATGTTTCTCATTTCGAGCTATTTTGAAAATCTCTATGGTTTGAGTAGATGaatattgatattttgattAAGTGGTTTGGTCTCCATCTTTGTGGTTGAAACCTTCATAGCCAGCCCAGCAGCCTGTTTATGAGATCTGCTTATGAGATGGTATAGAGGACAAAGCTTCATTGAAGCCCTAAACAAGGAAGCACTAAGCCGAAATTAATTTTACTTGATTTTGGCTAATGTTCTTTTCGAAATTCAATTAGAGAAAACCATTTCAtacaaataatcaaaattttggtacCCAAACTCTCATTATCTTCAACCTTCAGAACACTCATACTTAACCAAATCGATCCAACTTTTCCTCCAACTTCCATCATTATTGTTTTCATTCCTATTTCACTCTTTCAAGCACCATATAAAAGAGTCCCACCTGAGTAGATCCACATGCAAGAGAATGATCTATGTCAGATAGCTTGATAATAACAAGAATTTCAATTCGTCCATATTTCATATGATTAACAAGAATGTTTGATCTCTGAGTCACACTCAGTTCAGACTTAAGAGTACTGACCATAATCTATAAGCTGCAGCAATTGGCAAAGACTATTCAAACAGCAGAGACCAAGAAGGAAAATACATGGTAGATTGCTGTAGGTGGTAAGAAACTATTGGCTGCTGTTGGCTGGCAATAAACACTGTAGTTgagtgtgtatgtatatatatatatatatatacacatacatggTTGAACAGAAACTGAGCTTATGAAAGTTAAGATCGAAGTTAAGACAACCAAGAAATTATGTACAGGATGAAAACAGTCTTTTACAGTGTGGGCCGCGTGGCATGATAATTAACACATGTAGCAAGAAACATGTTCAGAGATGCTTTTTCGGCTGTATATAGGGCCATTACATCTAAAAGCTTAAATCAATTGGTTTCTTTGAGAACCGAAGataaagttcaagttcttagCAGATAATTTGAATACAAGTCTAAGCAGAGTCTAACGTCCTAAACAAAAAGCTTATAGAAAAGTATCAAATTATTTGCAGAAACCAAGACAAGGAAGTAAAGGTAAAAGCAGAAGCAAAAAGGGTATGAAACACTTTCAACAGTTTGATGAAAACAAACTTGAGAGTGTGATTATTTTGCAAAAGGATCTGAAATAGAAAGAACAAACTAAGACCCTTTTTAACAAACTTGAGGGTGTGATTATTTTGCAAAAGGATCTGAAATAGAAAGAACAAAACTAAGACCCTTATGCAATGTCCTCTCTTCCTACACCATATTACTAGTCGTTGTCTGTCTGTAAAGCAATACAATGTTAATTTATTTGCATAAGGAATTTAGGTAACAGATGCAAATTGAATGTTACTGTTGCTTGcgcaaaaaataacattaatttcATTCATTATTGGTCAACTCTAAATGTCAAATTAACTTGTTTCCTAGTCAACTTCGATGACTATTCATTGAGAAAGTTCACGACCTGCTCCTTCTCACCCAAAAATTGAAGCTCCAACTAAGTTGgatgtttaaaattaaaatacaacagATTAATCTACAAAGACAACTCAGAGGAATAGAAGGTAAATTGCGCATCTTATATTATTGTTTGACATACCCCCGTGGCAAATATCAAGATGATCCACTAAAGCAAATCTCGAcaccgtttccaccaattcctGCAGTAAAGCACTGGAACCCACAGGACTCCAGCTCCGAAACTACTTTGTCAACAACTGTTTCTGATAGCACTGATCATGGGTTAAGGGAACAAATTATATTCAAGAAATAACAacattacttttaaaaattcaagATATCCTGATTCCCTAGTCAGACATATGAATTTGGAGGTTGAAAGTTTATACGTTCTGCATTTTCATGTAGGCAAAGCTCACATAAGAACTCTAAATGCATTCATCTTTTAGTTTTTCAGCCTTGTAGGGCGTTCAGAAACATATATGTTTCACAAGATACGGAGCCACCATTTCCTGGGGTAATGAAAATCATAATAAGCATGATAAACagaataaaaggaaaggatacATGTTGGCAATAGTGTGAGAACGCAGCCTCCACCGCCAGCTCCCGTCAATTTTGAAGTTAATTTGTACTTCAATGTTGTGCGTAGAACAGTTTCTATTGAGGCATGGCTGACCCCCATGCATTGGAGAAGACCTTGATTCATTTCCATCAACTCTGCTATCTTCTCTTCCTTTTCAGTTAGGGAGAGGTCATCAGGAGCATCAGACTGTATAATGATGGACAGTTCCTCACTAATTGAGTCAAcagcattgaacaccaaagacATGGCATTTGGGTGCCTTATGGCCCTCTCTGAAACACCTGCAACCAATGCCTTTGTGTTCCTTCCAACTTTTGTGTTTGTGATAAGCATTATGAGTGGCACCTTAGATTTGATGCGTGTCAAATTACCCGACCTGAACTTGATCATGTTTCCTGTATATATTAAGAACTATCCAAATGAATCTTCCACATGTAATAGATAAAGAATTCTGTATTTCACAAATAAAGGCAGACTCTTTTTCCTATCATTTAGTCACATTTCCAGCCAACTAATCATATTGTCAAACCTTCTAGCTGCAAGGATTTGAACCAGCTTCAAGTTGTTTAATGTATCTAAATGACCAGAATTTGAATACTCATATCATGACTATCACTAGGGTTCAGAAAGTGTCATTGGTGCAGAATTGATTGTAATGATTTTCCTTTAACTGATAACCTGTTGACATCTATCATACTTTTCTGTCTTTCCAAttgatatagaaaaattatcctCCAATTCATTCTGAGTGCTAAATACTCAGAAAACATAACTAAGATGAGAAGAAAGTGGAAAGACAAAACTAAAAGTAACACATCAACACATGGAAATAGATTCTTTTCTCATATAGAGCTCACAGATAACATACCATATGTGCTAACCGTGTTGTCAATTCCAGATGGCCTTCCATGGAGTATCTTTTCACCTTCAAAAGCCCATTTGTTCAAGAGTTCAAGCTCATTTTCCCCAAACAACAGCCATCCTTGATGGCTCAAATCCAAATTTACGGAATCTGAAAAAGAAAGCAGAGCTGCAGAAAGAGCAACACAAAGTGCAGCAGAGGAACCCAAGCCAGAACCTAGAGGAAGCTCCGAATTAACAACTACTGTAGCTGGCTTAAATCtgataaaaaacagaaaaaaaaatcaacaaataaataaaaggaggggaaaaaaatcaatgatagaaacaaataaaagatgCAAACCCGATGATGGATGAATATAGCCAAAGAAATGCTGATATCCCAGAGGACAATCCAATTTTTGCCTCTGGAATATTTTGTTCTTCAACTAGAACTGAAATTGAACTAATTGCTTCAGTGGAGCATGGAGTTGGCGTAGATGAGAAAGGAAAACCCAAGTCAGGCAGTGCTTCTTTGAGTTTGCCAATTGGCCATGAAAATTCTAATGATAGATCCTCAAGCTGGAGTTTTAGTGTATCATCATTTTCTATGGCGAAAAGCACAGAAAATCGATAAGAAATGAGTCACCAAGGAAACAACTAAAACGAACAACAAATATATCACAGAAAGTGGAATCCAAGAGGAAATATAGAACATTCACACTTTATCTTCCACACACTCAAGTACACTAGATAGAGAAGGTGTTAGAATTGCAAACATAACTAGTGCACATTTTATCAATCTATAAACTGTTAGACAGCTTTCATCTTCATTGGTGCATGCATTCTCATTAACATAAGAGTGACTATAAGTTATAACCACATGACATTTCTCATTTACACCGCAAAAGTTCATTTCCACTTTATAGCATGTATTGCAAAGTCATTATTCCTTGTCATCATAATGGAAACAACGATACCGATAACATCCCCAGATGACAGTAGGATCACAAAAGGTAACAAAGAATAAAGCCAGTATCAAGCTCAATCCAATCATATTCTGAAACCAAAACATGTAAcaaaaacgaaagaaaaaaacatacacTAAAGCAAATGTAAATTGTGACTAAACATCCAGCATAAACTTCAAGCATTCTTCTTCTGATTGTTTCTTCAAGCAGACTCAGAATACATCTTACCACTAAGAACAAATTGTGGTTCAAGGGATAGAAATTAGCCTAGACACAACTCAATCTAAAATGAAAGATGATAGTGTGgaagaacaaaataaacatGGCTGGAGCATGAACACCTGATTACTAAACAAGATCAATTTTGATTGTAAGATAAAAGTATTCATATCATAAACTCTCTTTTCATACCCTGAAATTCGAATGTTTCGTGTTTAGAAAAGAAGCTTACaagaccccccccccccccccccccccccaaaaaaaaaagaaaaaagtttgacACTGCAAATCTAGCAGCGTATAAAGcgcaaaacaaaaccaaatggTAACCTAATCAACAAAGCAGATGATCTTCAAAGTCTCAAAAGAGTTCCTCTTAATCTCCCAAGCTAacgaagaagaataaaaaaagtcttttaaagtttCAATCATTAGTTAAAGGAATCCAATGCTTGGCTAACAAGAGTAGCAAATACGACAACAAAGAAATTGAGGCAGATAGAGAAGTTGTCACAGCTTAAAAGGAAACTTCTTAATCAACATTTATAGTAAACCAATGaaccaaaattacatcaaaattTGCTTatatagagggaaaaaaagaaaaaaagaaaaaatcaaaacccaGATAAAATCTAACCAATAAGAGCAAAAGCCATTGAAAAACGGATGCAATAACAGAAAAGCCGAAAAGGGAATATTCCAAATCAAGATTTCAACCAATCCCAAGATAATTGCATATCCGCAAATGCAGGTTCAATCCCAAATCACCGAAttccaaagtaaaataaaaacccaataaaagagaagaaagaaagtacCAGAAGAAGTAGGAAAACGAAGAGTAACATAAGTGTAGAGGCCAATGGAGGCAGCAACTGCCGTAGATCCATGCACCACAGCATGTTCACCAGAAAGTATGATTTTTCCGGGAGCTCTAGCTTTCACTTCCATTTCTctttctgtgtttttttttttttttttttttttttttgtgttggtTGTTGTGTCTCGGGTTTTGTTTGGCTTCTCTTGAAATTTagttgaattgaattgaatccTTCTGCTGTTGTAGTAGTTATTGATATTAAAAGAGGCTTCTTGGTACTCCTCCAGAGACTCAGTGCAGAGCGAGTGTGTTAAATGTGAGAATCTCATTGATTCCATTttctattattcatttatttatttattttttatttttcagatgGTCATCAAAGATGGGCTGGCGATATAAACAACAAACGACGTCTATATAAAATTCTCGTTTTTGTTGCTGTTTTCCTTACGCGACCTTCCATGCGTGGTTGTCACTTCTCGGCTCCGATTTTGTCTGATGGGCTCCGATGACAAAcgagattaaaaataaaaataaaacttttctataatatttggcaatatatacacacacatatatatatatatatatatatagagagagagagagagagagagagagatttagaAGGTGTATTCAATCtaaaatttgaaggattttaaaagtgtttaaaagtttagagatattcgatttgaattttaaaggaaTCTATAcaaattcaataatatttaatttagattttaatagattttataaaattcatatttatttaattagaattttataaaaaaattttaaaaactaatggtattcaaaaagtcattaattttaaaatattttaaaaaatgatagattttaatgaatttgaaataattttaacaatgaaattgtggagaaaattatcaatataaaatttaatcttaattctaaagattttgttggatttttctaaatcttttataaaatctatggAATTCCATTACAAtacatcaaatcttttaaaaatctataattcattttaaaaatattaaattctatATTGAATAAACTCCTCTTAGTTCTTGatgattttttctttacttattattattattattatttttgtttaatttaacaaaattttaatttaacttagAAAGAAATCATGTATTTTTTCctcaaaaaaatatgaaaaaataaaaaaatttgtacctTATTTTCCGttataaattctttttctttcctacGTGCTAGGATTTTACTAAATTTCTCAGTAGTAGCAAGTTGGATATCAATTTAAGTATCATGAATCACAATCAAAGCCATGACGCATTTTTACGTCTAATTTGCAGTTGCCCACAGGAACAAGGTGCTATAGATGATCCGAGCCCGTAAGAGATCCATGTGCTGAAAACCGGAGCGTGCAAACCACGCCAACGACGAGCGCATGGAGTTTGGATACTGCTCCACCCCATGTgggatttaaataaaatttaaacgtCAATGGCCCAATAATCGAGTTggtcatttttgaaaaaattttactCAACACCGGTTGTCTATGCCCACCTACCCACCCTCATTCGTTGACCATGGTTCATGAGCTCATCTTTGTGGGCCTACTTTTTGGACTACCCAAAATAGGCCTACAAGTATTCAACATTGAATAATTATCctgcaatttgtttttaaattttccattttcccctgtttatcattattattattattggttttttttggtACACCCATCATTTTTCATATTCAAAATGCATAAAAGAAATCATATCATGTTTACTGAGCCAACTGAGGTTTATGCTTGGAGTTTGTGTAAAACATCAGAACTTTGGTTTTCCATAAATGCTGAATGGAATTTATCCATATTATGTTATGGTATAAGGATATTTTTACATGTCATTTCATTGAAATAAATACACGATAACCTTAATTAAAGTTAGTTACAGGATCATATAATTCTGAAAATCATGAAGCTGCAACTATATCTCCCCATTGCAGGTTCAAATAAAGCCCATGCTAGCCTGCAAGCAGAAACGGAAAATTCTCCCAATTCCCTGGTCAAGTACTTGGTTCCTAGCAAAATCCTTTTATTAGACTAAGTTCTGCATTGATTATGCATAAGATTGATAGTGTACGAGAAAAAAAGCGACGATGCGCAAATATGAAAATAGAAGGAAATCTTAGCCTATGTTAAATGGTTGAGCACGATATAGAACTTGACATATTAGGAGGGAAGCAGGATTATGATGTGTGCCTCTGCTTGGGCAAATGGTAAATGCCCCTGTTTTGGGTAGTGAGAAACACAGCAATAGAGTGTGGAGAGAGATTGAGACGCAAAGAAATAGAAGTTGAGAAGCAAAAAGGTGGGAAAATTAACTTTCATTCATTATGATCCCGTTACAGCCACTAGatgcatatttatatacatattcttATTTACAAGACCCCATTATGAACATGGATACACAGCCACATAACTACATAATAACTAACAGTAGCAACGTAAGATAACTACACATATTAACTGACAATAACCTCCTCCTATAACCTCATTCTACCACGATCCCATGCTCGGGTGGTCATTAATTGCATGGTAGTAAACTACCCACGTGAGGCCCCGATCAGATTAGTAACTTTCTTTATTGCAATCCAAGCTCTTCTTTGATGGTGGGATAAAGAGTCTCAACTAGATTGAGAAGGAATCCATCTAAGCCATGTTTTGCCAACAAGGAAACTGACACAGGGAGGTTGTCGTACAGCCCCAGTGGAATGCTTACCTATACATACACCCAAAGGAAATTTCAAGATTACCAAAATATTAATGTCTTGGGTGCATACATATACCAGAAGAGAACACAGAATGCGGGAACCTGGCAAAATCCAGATACTCCAGCTATGGATAGCAAGCTAAAAGCCCTTGCACGAAAAGTTTGCAGTGTACTAGGATCTGTTTGTAGTTTTGGCGGAGATTCTGGAACTGTTGGAATTGCGAGGACACCAAAATCCTGGCGGCAACTCAAATTAATAGCAAAACAGAAATATAAGTAAAACACAGTGTCCATTCTTTTCTGCCACATAGTATTATAAGAGCATACTGGAAGACAAATGCAGTCTCTTATCCTCCCATGAAATCGTGCTTAATCTCTCAGTATTATCAAACTTATAGAACACCTAAGCCTTAGAAAACCAGATTCGTTGAATTCATATT includes:
- the LOC125419832 gene encoding mevalonate kinase, with amino-acid sequence MESMRFSHLTHSLCTESLEEYQEASFNINNYYNSRRIQFNSTKFQEKPNKTRDTTTNTKKKKKKKKNTEREMEVKARAPGKIILSGEHAVVHGSTAVAASIGLYTYVTLRFPTSSENDDTLKLQLEDLSLEFSWPIGKLKEALPDLGFPFSSTPTPCSTEAISSISVLVEEQNIPEAKIGLSSGISAFLWLYSSIIGFKPATVVVNSELPLGSGLGSSAALCVALSAALLSFSDSVNLDLSHQGWLLFGENELELLNKWAFEGEKILHGRPSGIDNTVSTYGNMIKFRSGNLTRIKSKVPLIMLITNTKVGRNTKALVAGVSERAIRHPNAMSLVFNAVDSISEELSIIIQSDAPDDLSLTEKEEKIAELMEMNQGLLQCMGVSHASIETVLRTTLKYKLTSKLTGAGGGGCVLTLLPTLLSETVVDKVVSELESCGFQCFTAGIGGNGVEICFSGSS